GTGGCCACGGCCGCGTGGCGCGCGTAGCGGTCCTCGGAATCGATCGCATCCACCAGCGCCGCGATGCCGCGGTCCCCCATCGAGCGCAGCCCCTCGGCCGCGTTGATGCGCACCCACCACTCGCGGTCTTTCAGCGCCGCCGTCAGCGGGGCGACCGCCTCCGGACGCCCGAGGCGTCCGAGCGATTTGGCCGCCATTGCGCGCACCGGCCACTCGGGGTCCTCCAGCGCCTTGAGCAGGCTCCCCGAATGGTTGGGATCGCCGATCAGCCCCAGCGAGTGGGCGGCACGGGCCCGGATGTCGCGCTCCGGATCCGACAGCAGGTCGACCAGCAGTGCCGGCGCCCGGAAGCCCTTGGCTCGGCCCAGGCAGTCGACCGCGGCCGCGCGCGCACGGCGCGGCAGGGTCGGGAAGATCTCCACCAGCTCGTCGGCCGCCTCCGGCCCCATGCCGGCGATGATGTCGGCGATGCGCAGGGCCGACCAGCGGCTCGGGTCGAGCAGCGCCTCCACCAGCGGCTTCACGCTGGTGCGCGTCTCCAGCTGCCCGAGCGCCCGCGCCGCGCGCATGCGCACGTCGGCCGAGGGATCGCGCATCAGGACGATCAGCTCGGGGGCCGCCTTGGGACTCTTCATCGCTCCCAGCTTCTCCGCCGCCTCGGCCCGCTTCCACCAGCGCCCGGCACGCAGCTGTGCGACACGGTTCTGCACGAAGCCCAGCTCCTCGCAGGCCACGGTGATGCGGGAGCGCGCCGCCCCCTTCAGGAAGCGGGCATGATCCAGCAGGATCTCCTCCACCACGCCGCGCTCGAAGCGGCTCCCATGGCCGAGCTGCGGGCCCAATCGCTCCTCCTTGCCGTTCACGTAGGCCAGGATGCGCGGCTCCAGGGCGCGCCGCAGTCCCGCCGCGCGCCGCTCGCGCACCTCCCGCGTCGCTTTGTTGGCCACGATGAACAGGAACAGGAGCGCAAGGACGCCGCCGACGCCCCACAGCGCCTGGATCAGAAGCTCGGAGGTGGTGTGCATCGCCCGACCTGCCTTCTCCTAAGACCGCGAGCGCTCCAGGATCTTGCGCACTCGCGAGACCAGCTCGAGAGAATTGAACGGCTTCACGACGTAGTCTTCCGCGCCGAGGTTGAACCCTTTGACGATCTCCTCCTCGCGGTCCTTCACCGACATGATGATGATCGGGATGCGCGAGGTCTCCTCCTCGCTCTTCAGCTCCGCCAGGACGTCGAAGCCGTCCTTGAAGGGCATGATCAGGTCCAGCAGCACCAGGTGCGGGCGCACCTGCACCGCGATCCGCGCCGCCTGCTCGCCGTCAGGGGCCTCGTGGATCTCGTAGCCGCGGTCGGCCAGGAGCGTGGCGATGAAGCGCCGGATGGTGGGATCGTCGTCCGCCACCAGGATTCGAGAGGAATTCATGGGATCAACCTTCCTTTCCTAGAACGTAAAGCGGAACAAGTAGCCGTAATGGTGGCTTTCGAAGCCGGAGGCCACTTGCTGGGCGTAATCGGAGCGCCCGTAGTAGGCCTCGAAGACCACGTTGCGATGGATGTTCCAGCCGCCCATCAGCTCGTAGCCGAAGACGGTGTCGGTCCCTGCGTCGAGTGATTCTGGATCGGTCGGGCAGGTGGCCGGATCGGGGTCGGGATCGGAGGTGCACAGCAGCCGATCGAAGGACTGGACGCCGCCGGTCAGCTCCACCGAGTAGTACATCTTCCGATGGAACAAATTGTCGGAGATGTTCGC
This window of the Candidatus Polarisedimenticolia bacterium genome carries:
- a CDS encoding HEAT repeat domain-containing protein, which translates into the protein MHTTSELLIQALWGVGGVLALLFLFIVANKATREVRERRAAGLRRALEPRILAYVNGKEERLGPQLGHGSRFERGVVEEILLDHARFLKGAARSRITVACEELGFVQNRVAQLRAGRWWKRAEAAEKLGAMKSPKAAPELIVLMRDPSADVRMRAARALGQLETRTSVKPLVEALLDPSRWSALRIADIIAGMGPEAADELVEIFPTLPRRARAAAVDCLGRAKGFRAPALLVDLLSDPERDIRARAAHSLGLIGDPNHSGSLLKALEDPEWPVRAMAAKSLGRLGRPEAVAPLTAALKDREWWVRINAAEGLRSMGDRGIAALVDAIDSEDRYARHAAVATLEGAGVIDQYVQKLGSADPKEQEAAMAFIRKMVASERIDSLTDSAARHAQEKVRERLLGMLKTGEAKP
- a CDS encoding response regulator, which translates into the protein MNSSRILVADDDPTIRRFIATLLADRGYEIHEAPDGEQAARIAVQVRPHLVLLDLIMPFKDGFDVLAELKSEEETSRIPIIIMSVKDREEEIVKGFNLGAEDYVVKPFNSLELVSRVRKILERSRS